The following proteins come from a genomic window of Methanocella conradii HZ254:
- a CDS encoding PINc/VapC family ATPase gives MKLVPDTSVIIDGRITRLIHTGEFRGARVIVPEAVVSELESQANMGREIGFNGLEELRKLQEMSQKGEIHLEYAGSRPTLEQVKLASSGEIDAMIRQTAVDYGAVFVTSDRVQAEVARAKGIEVKYMKPERGELKPLSLMKYFTDDTMSVHLKADVEPVAKRGTIGNMRLERIGKHKLSDKELLEMAHEILETAKQDPNGFLEMEMNGATVVQLGTMRIAIATPPFSDGVEITAVRPVARLSLEDYKFSGIFKERLVEKRRGILISGPPGAGKSTFAQACADFLYGHDFIVKTMESPRDLQLPPAITQYAPLNGRMENTADILLLVRPDYTIYDELRKTSDFKVFSDMRLAGVGMIGVVHATRAIDAIQRFIGRVELGVIPQVVDTVVFIDHGTIEKVYDIDFTVKVPHGMTESDLARPVINVRDMETGRAEYEIYTFGEQVVVMPVAAEKKAKASWKAIEKDIKREVAKYARGHVEVEMLGDRNAIVRVKEKDIPAILGRGGRTIDQIEGAVGVHIDVRPLEGGRAEAPAEEEGGASVPVTVKEAKKHLVVNVGKKFSGQTVEVLAGGEYVFTATVGRAGTIKIPRGSSLVDRILTSYAQGQPITARPV, from the coding sequence ATGAAACTAGTCCCAGATACGAGCGTCATCATAGACGGCCGTATCACAAGGTTGATCCACACGGGCGAGTTCAGGGGAGCCAGGGTCATAGTCCCCGAGGCCGTGGTTTCTGAGCTGGAGTCGCAGGCCAACATGGGCCGCGAGATCGGGTTTAACGGCCTCGAAGAGCTGCGCAAGCTCCAGGAGATGTCCCAGAAGGGCGAAATCCATCTAGAATACGCGGGCTCAAGGCCCACGCTGGAGCAGGTAAAGCTCGCCTCAAGCGGCGAGATAGACGCGATGATAAGGCAGACGGCGGTCGACTACGGCGCCGTGTTCGTGACGAGCGACAGGGTGCAGGCGGAGGTGGCCAGGGCTAAGGGCATAGAGGTCAAATACATGAAACCGGAGCGCGGCGAGCTTAAGCCCCTCTCGCTGATGAAGTATTTCACGGACGATACGATGTCAGTCCACCTTAAAGCCGACGTGGAGCCCGTGGCAAAGCGCGGCACCATCGGCAACATGCGGCTCGAGCGTATCGGAAAGCATAAGCTGTCCGATAAAGAGCTGCTGGAAATGGCACACGAGATACTGGAAACCGCAAAGCAGGACCCCAATGGCTTCCTGGAGATGGAGATGAACGGCGCGACCGTGGTACAGCTAGGGACGATGCGCATCGCCATAGCCACCCCGCCGTTCTCCGATGGCGTGGAGATCACCGCCGTCAGGCCCGTGGCCCGGCTGAGCCTGGAGGACTATAAGTTTAGCGGCATATTCAAGGAGCGGCTGGTAGAGAAGCGCCGCGGCATTTTAATATCGGGCCCACCGGGGGCTGGCAAGTCTACGTTTGCCCAGGCGTGCGCCGATTTTTTGTATGGCCATGATTTCATAGTCAAGACGATGGAATCTCCGAGGGACCTGCAGCTTCCGCCCGCCATAACTCAGTACGCGCCCCTGAACGGCAGGATGGAGAACACCGCCGATATCCTGCTGCTGGTGCGGCCAGATTATACGATCTACGATGAGCTAAGGAAGACCTCGGACTTCAAGGTGTTCTCAGACATGCGCCTGGCTGGCGTGGGCATGATCGGCGTGGTGCACGCCACCAGGGCCATCGACGCCATCCAGCGCTTCATAGGCAGGGTCGAGCTGGGGGTCATCCCCCAGGTCGTAGACACCGTCGTATTCATAGACCACGGCACGATAGAGAAGGTCTACGACATCGACTTTACAGTAAAGGTGCCTCATGGCATGACCGAGTCCGACCTGGCCCGCCCGGTCATAAATGTGAGGGACATGGAAACTGGCAGGGCCGAATACGAGATCTACACGTTCGGGGAGCAGGTCGTAGTCATGCCCGTTGCGGCGGAAAAAAAGGCGAAAGCCTCCTGGAAGGCAATAGAGAAAGATATAAAGCGAGAGGTGGCTAAATACGCCCGGGGCCACGTTGAGGTGGAGATGCTCGGGGACCGGAACGCCATAGTCCGCGTCAAGGAGAAGGACATACCGGCGATACTTGGCAGGGGTGGCAGGACTATCGACCAGATAGAGGGCGCCGTGGGAGTGCACATAGACGTGCGGCCCCTTGAAGGCGGGAGGGCCGAGGCTCCGGCGGAAGAGGAAGGGGGCGCGAGCGTGCCCGTCACCGTGAAGGAGGCGAAGAAGCACTTAGTGGTCAACGTGGGCAAGAAGTTTTCGGGGCAGACGGTGGAGGTGCTCGCCGGAGGCGAGTACGTTTTCACGGCTACCGTCGGCCGGGCCGGCACCATCAAGATACCACGCGGCTCCAGCCTCGTCGACCGCATCCTTACTTCTTATGCTCAGGGCCAGCCAATCACAGCCCGCCCTGTCTAG
- a CDS encoding multidrug effflux MFS transporter produces the protein MENRSKEQKYLGKKGLIALIALLSAFVPLSTDIYLPALPGMADFFGAPAKLVNLTLIMFFIFFAAGMLFWGPMSDRYGRKPALLAGVTIYVISSVLCACSASIYQLIAFRILQAIGGSVASAVSTAIVKDVYRFEERESILAIVQSMVMISPALAPVLGAFMLSFTSWRGVFWALAAIGFIALMGSTAFQDTIARRSSVTIVESIGRLGVVLRNPGFLSLLILFSMTSISAMAFVASSSYVYENGFGVSEQAYSYYFALNAMGLLFGPMLYVKLSERHGRGQIINACFITIALSGVLVYLVGNISPLLFAFSILPATIAGVCSRPPGTNLMLEQQQEDAGSASSLMGCFTTIMGTIGMLIISLDWGSIIAALGIIYIAIGLTGLALWTLISKMSIIKQAPAAEAR, from the coding sequence ATGGAAAACCGCAGCAAGGAACAGAAATACCTCGGAAAAAAGGGCTTAATAGCGCTTATAGCGCTACTAAGCGCTTTCGTGCCGCTCTCCACTGACATTTACCTTCCCGCCCTGCCAGGAATGGCGGATTTCTTTGGCGCGCCCGCTAAGCTGGTCAACCTCACCTTGATAATGTTCTTTATCTTTTTCGCGGCAGGGATGCTGTTCTGGGGGCCGATGAGCGACAGGTATGGGCGTAAGCCGGCGTTGCTGGCAGGAGTGACCATTTACGTGATATCGAGCGTCCTATGCGCGTGCTCGGCCAGCATATATCAGCTTATTGCATTCAGAATCCTCCAGGCGATCGGAGGGAGCGTGGCCAGCGCCGTGTCGACCGCTATCGTAAAAGATGTTTACAGGTTCGAGGAGAGGGAATCCATCCTGGCCATCGTCCAGTCAATGGTGATGATCTCGCCCGCGCTAGCCCCGGTGCTTGGCGCTTTCATGCTTTCGTTCACTTCGTGGCGCGGCGTGTTCTGGGCGCTGGCCGCCATCGGCTTTATAGCGCTGATGGGTAGCACCGCTTTCCAGGATACGATAGCCAGGCGTAGTAGCGTGACTATTGTAGAGTCCATAGGCCGCCTCGGAGTGGTGCTCAGGAACCCTGGATTTTTATCCTTACTTATCCTGTTTTCAATGACGAGCATATCGGCCATGGCCTTCGTAGCCTCTTCTTCATACGTATACGAGAACGGGTTCGGGGTGAGCGAGCAGGCATACAGCTACTATTTTGCCCTGAACGCCATGGGCCTGCTGTTTGGCCCGATGCTGTATGTAAAATTATCCGAGCGGCATGGCCGCGGGCAAATAATCAACGCCTGCTTTATCACGATAGCGTTGAGCGGCGTGCTCGTATATCTCGTGGGAAACATCAGCCCCCTGCTGTTCGCCTTTTCCATATTGCCCGCCACCATAGCTGGCGTATGCTCCAGGCCTCCAGGCACAAACCTGATGCTTGAGCAGCAGCAGGAAGATGCCGGGTCCGCATCATCACTGATGGGATGCTTCACGACCATAATGGGTACCATAGGGATGCTAATCATCTCATTAGATTGGGGAAGCATAATCGCGGCCCTGGGCATCATATATATTGCTATCGGCCTCACCGGTTTAGCCCTCTGGACGCTCATCTCTAAAATGAGCATCATAAAGCAGGCCCCTGCTGCTGAGGCCAGGTAG
- the hisI gene encoding phosphoribosyl-AMP cyclohydrolase: MIRPDFRGGLLPAIAQDSKTMEVLMFAYMNEEALEQTLKTGLAHYYSRSRQKLWKKGEESGHVQHVKEIRIDCDADCILLIVEQETAACHTGYHSCFYRTLDGKVVGKKAFDPQAIYGKDAHKTER; this comes from the coding sequence ATGATAAGGCCAGATTTTAGGGGCGGGCTGCTGCCCGCCATAGCGCAGGACTCGAAGACGATGGAAGTCCTGATGTTCGCATACATGAACGAAGAGGCGCTGGAGCAAACCCTCAAGACAGGGCTGGCACACTACTACAGCAGAAGCAGGCAAAAGCTGTGGAAAAAGGGCGAAGAGTCGGGCCACGTACAGCACGTCAAGGAGATACGCATCGACTGCGACGCAGACTGCATACTGCTAATCGTAGAACAGGAAACGGCGGCCTGCCACACCGGATACCACTCCTGCTTTTACCGGACGCTCGACGGAAAAGTCGTGGGGAAGAAAGCCTTCGACCCACAAGCCATATATGGCAAAGATGCGCATAAAACGGAACGATAA
- a CDS encoding ABC transporter permease, which translates to MIEPPTSRARHIWYRDWKVFKKYAVTNILPYFAEPLLFILALGYGLGLFVGEIGGVSYAQFLAPGILASSAMFAASYECTYSTYVRMVFQQTFEAVLCTPVSIEDIVLGEVAWGATKSLISGICIFVVIWALGLARLDSALIIIPAVALVGVMFASLSIFFTTIVPSMDAFNYYFTLLLSPMFLVSGVFFPTDQLPMIVNSLAWLLPLTHAVNVIRPASMGHYSTSFIFEVAWMSAFTLVFYIAATALMKKRLLD; encoded by the coding sequence ATGATCGAGCCGCCAACGTCGAGGGCACGGCACATCTGGTACAGGGACTGGAAGGTTTTTAAGAAGTATGCCGTGACGAATATCCTGCCATATTTCGCCGAGCCACTGCTGTTCATCCTCGCGCTCGGCTATGGCCTTGGCCTCTTCGTCGGGGAGATAGGGGGCGTGAGCTATGCCCAGTTCCTGGCGCCGGGCATACTGGCCTCGTCGGCGATGTTCGCCGCCTCCTACGAGTGCACCTACTCAACGTACGTGCGCATGGTCTTCCAGCAGACCTTCGAGGCCGTGCTCTGCACGCCAGTGTCCATCGAGGACATCGTGCTGGGCGAGGTTGCATGGGGTGCGACCAAGAGCCTCATCAGCGGTATCTGCATCTTTGTAGTAATATGGGCGCTTGGGCTGGCCAGGCTGGACTCGGCCCTCATCATCATACCGGCGGTGGCGCTCGTAGGCGTCATGTTCGCATCGCTGAGCATTTTCTTCACCACCATCGTGCCCAGCATGGACGCTTTCAACTATTACTTCACCCTCCTGCTTTCGCCCATGTTCCTGGTCTCGGGCGTGTTCTTCCCCACCGACCAGCTTCCGATGATAGTGAATAGCCTTGCATGGCTTCTCCCCCTTACTCATGCGGTCAACGTCATCCGGCCAGCTTCCATGGGACACTATTCAACATCCTTCATCTTTGAGGTGGCATGGATGTCCGCATTCACGCTGGTATTTTACATCGCTGCAACAGCATTGATGAAAAAGCGGTTGCTAGACTGA
- a CDS encoding ABC transporter ATP-binding protein: protein MHKSNMMAIIEGKGVTKRYDSLLAVDRVDFSINEMECFGFLGPNGAGKTTIMKMIYCRIPLTSGDIFVDGLSVRAYPRKIKGLIGVATQDDNLDRDLTVYENLWVYSRYFDLPADVSRKRIEELLLFFGLMEKKDTPVDDLSGGMKRKLSVARSLINDPKILIMDEPTAGLDPTARHQIWDTIIKLRSEGKTILLTTHYMEEAQELCDRIALVFGGRILEYGSPGDIIDRVIGKNVCELYVPTEQLLDEVRKTISGTIEQVGSRLFVYGNDPEALRSQCEAATGVTQHVRPATLEDVFLKLTGRELK from the coding sequence ATGCATAAGAGTAATATGATGGCGATAATCGAGGGGAAGGGCGTCACCAAGCGCTATGACAGCCTGCTGGCGGTAGACAGGGTCGACTTTTCTATAAACGAGATGGAGTGCTTCGGCTTTTTAGGGCCAAACGGGGCTGGCAAGACCACTATCATGAAGATGATATACTGCCGGATACCGCTGACTTCGGGGGACATCTTTGTCGACGGCCTTAGCGTGCGGGCCTATCCCCGGAAGATAAAGGGGCTTATAGGCGTGGCAACCCAGGATGATAACCTGGACAGGGACCTCACCGTGTATGAGAACCTGTGGGTTTATTCCAGGTACTTCGACCTTCCCGCAGACGTATCACGAAAAAGGATTGAAGAGCTGCTCCTGTTCTTTGGCCTGATGGAGAAAAAGGATACTCCGGTAGACGACCTCTCAGGAGGCATGAAGCGAAAGCTCAGCGTCGCCAGGTCGCTCATCAACGATCCAAAGATATTGATCATGGACGAGCCGACAGCCGGCCTGGACCCCACGGCAAGGCACCAGATATGGGATACTATCATAAAGCTAAGGTCTGAGGGCAAGACAATCCTTCTTACAACACACTACATGGAAGAAGCACAGGAGCTTTGCGACAGGATAGCGCTGGTCTTCGGCGGAAGGATACTCGAGTATGGCTCTCCCGGAGATATAATCGACCGCGTCATAGGCAAGAACGTCTGTGAGCTATACGTCCCCACAGAGCAGCTGCTGGACGAGGTGAGGAAGACCATATCCGGGACGATAGAGCAGGTCGGGAGCAGGCTGTTCGTATACGGCAACGACCCGGAGGCGCTGCGAAGCCAGTGCGAGGCCGCCACCGGCGTAACCCAGCACGTGCGGCCGGCCACGCTTGAGGACGTGTTCTTAAAACTAACGGGGAGGGAGCTTAAATGA
- a CDS encoding FAD-binding oxidoreductase produces the protein MLEELRAIVGPDRVTCDPGELYCYSFDSSYVRGHADYVVRPKSAEEIAEIVRLAGKLGVPIVPRGSASGLTGGSVPVKGGIVLDMSGMNRILELDVENLQVVIEPGIIHKGLNTELKKHGFFFPPDPGSSDMCSVGGLIANGGSGMHSVKYGTVKDYVLGLEVVLPGGDIITTGCKAPKTSSGYDLTRLFVGSEGTLGIITKARLKIHPLPEACSILMATFSSIEDAGRAAVAVLSSGVIPAAMEVMDGSAIKAVKEIDSTLGVPDVEAMLLFEVDGYRESVARQVGLICDACERCGGSTHVAKDEDERERLWSARRLVGVAITKLNPGKVRVYEAEDIGVPIKDVPFMLRRIQEIGRKHGLSLVTYGHIGDGNLHTGIAIDPRNEEEWKKVHAVKDDIYDVVLSLGGTLPAEHGIGIIRADYMARAHGKGFEVMKAIKKAIDPQNIMNPGKMGL, from the coding sequence ATGTTAGAGGAGCTAAGGGCAATCGTTGGGCCGGACAGGGTAACCTGTGACCCGGGAGAGCTTTACTGCTATTCATTTGACTCGTCATACGTCAGGGGCCATGCAGACTATGTGGTCAGGCCGAAGAGCGCTGAGGAGATCGCCGAGATCGTCAGGCTCGCTGGAAAACTTGGAGTGCCTATAGTGCCCAGGGGATCGGCGAGCGGGCTCACAGGGGGATCAGTGCCCGTAAAGGGCGGCATAGTGCTCGACATGTCGGGCATGAACCGCATTCTCGAGCTGGACGTGGAAAACTTGCAGGTGGTCATAGAGCCGGGCATCATCCATAAGGGCCTCAATACAGAGTTGAAAAAGCACGGCTTCTTTTTCCCCCCAGACCCCGGGAGCAGCGACATGTGCAGTGTGGGCGGCCTCATCGCCAACGGGGGGAGCGGCATGCACTCGGTCAAATACGGCACGGTAAAGGACTACGTGCTTGGGCTGGAGGTGGTCCTGCCAGGTGGTGACATCATCACTACGGGGTGTAAGGCGCCTAAGACTTCTTCAGGCTATGATTTGACCAGGCTGTTCGTAGGTAGCGAAGGGACGCTGGGCATAATCACGAAGGCCCGCCTCAAGATACACCCATTGCCGGAGGCCTGTTCCATATTGATGGCGACGTTCAGCTCCATCGAGGACGCCGGGAGGGCTGCCGTTGCCGTCCTGTCATCGGGCGTCATACCGGCCGCCATGGAGGTCATGGACGGGAGCGCTATCAAGGCGGTAAAGGAGATCGACTCCACGCTAGGCGTTCCAGACGTTGAGGCCATGCTGCTATTCGAGGTGGACGGCTACAGGGAGAGCGTGGCGCGCCAGGTGGGGCTGATATGCGATGCCTGCGAGAGGTGCGGCGGAAGTACGCATGTGGCTAAAGACGAGGACGAGAGGGAGCGGCTCTGGTCAGCCCGCAGGCTGGTTGGCGTGGCCATCACCAAGCTTAACCCTGGCAAAGTGCGGGTATACGAGGCCGAGGATATAGGGGTGCCCATAAAGGACGTGCCCTTCATGCTGCGCAGGATACAGGAGATAGGCAGGAAGCACGGCCTTTCTCTTGTTACGTATGGCCACATTGGCGACGGCAACCTGCACACCGGCATAGCCATCGATCCCAGGAATGAGGAGGAGTGGAAGAAGGTTCACGCCGTCAAGGATGACATCTATGACGTGGTGTTGAGCCTCGGAGGCACGCTGCCCGCCGAGCATGGCATAGGAATCATCCGTGCAGACTATATGGCGAGGGCGCATGGAAAGGGCTTTGAAGTCATGAAGGCCATAAAAAAGGCAATCGACCCTCAGAACATCATGAATCCAGGGAAAATGGGCTTGTGA
- a CDS encoding RNA-guided endonuclease InsQ/TnpB family protein, whose product MKQTASNYLRMDKKTYRIVDTLSFLSKNMYNVGLYNVRQHFFQTGKYLSYESNYHVSKTNENYSLLHSDNSQQILKMVDRSFRSFFGLLQAKKDGGLPEDMEVRIPHYLDKNGRFLLIFPAARLRFSDSGSKVSLGMSIKFKKQHGLKGDELTFNVPAYISPTAIKEIRIAPVHDGKSYKIEYVYDVMPEEMSLDPNQYLSIDLGLDNFATLVESVDGAATIIDGKHVKSINRYYNKEMARLQRIKYKQGVEKFTRRQSRITIRRGNQINEFLNRAVNYVVNVCLKKHIGNIVVGELKEIKQEINHGKRNNQNFVQIPYWLFKRKLKGKCQRYGIEYHEVDEAYTSRTDALNFDEIREQPYDKTRRIERGLYRSITGVTVNADVNGSLNIMRKVADESIVRRIVGSGLVNRPWRIRLAWETTQQTSPEQNCTQQTVQATAL is encoded by the coding sequence ATGAAGCAGACTGCAAGCAACTATCTTCGTATGGACAAGAAGACGTACAGGATAGTGGACACGCTTTCTTTTCTCTCGAAGAACATGTACAATGTCGGATTGTACAACGTCCGCCAGCACTTCTTCCAGACCGGGAAGTACCTGTCGTACGAGTCTAACTACCACGTGTCAAAAACTAACGAGAACTACTCGCTCCTGCACAGCGATAACTCGCAGCAGATCTTGAAGATGGTCGATAGGAGCTTCCGGAGTTTCTTCGGATTGCTGCAAGCAAAGAAGGATGGAGGACTACCGGAGGACATGGAAGTACGCATACCACACTACCTAGATAAGAACGGAAGGTTCCTCCTGATATTCCCGGCTGCAAGGCTGAGGTTCAGCGACTCTGGCAGCAAGGTATCGTTGGGCATGTCCATCAAATTCAAGAAGCAGCACGGTCTGAAGGGAGACGAGTTAACGTTCAACGTTCCCGCATACATCTCTCCAACGGCAATCAAAGAGATAAGAATCGCTCCAGTACACGATGGCAAATCGTATAAGATAGAATACGTGTACGATGTTATGCCGGAAGAAATGAGCCTCGACCCTAACCAGTATCTTTCGATAGACCTCGGCCTTGACAACTTTGCTACTCTCGTTGAAAGTGTAGACGGGGCTGCCACCATAATCGATGGCAAGCATGTCAAGTCAATCAACCGCTACTACAACAAAGAGATGGCGAGGCTACAAAGAATCAAGTACAAACAAGGCGTCGAGAAGTTCACGCGACGGCAAAGCCGGATAACGATACGCCGTGGAAACCAAATCAACGAGTTCCTCAACAGAGCCGTCAACTATGTGGTCAATGTCTGCCTAAAGAAACACATCGGCAACATCGTGGTCGGCGAGCTTAAAGAGATTAAGCAGGAAATCAACCACGGCAAGAGGAACAACCAGAACTTCGTCCAGATACCGTACTGGCTCTTCAAGCGGAAGCTCAAGGGAAAGTGCCAGCGCTACGGCATAGAGTACCACGAGGTGGACGAAGCCTACACGAGCAGAACGGATGCATTGAACTTCGACGAGATACGCGAACAGCCATACGACAAAACAAGAAGAATCGAGAGAGGACTATACCGGAGCATAACCGGCGTCACCGTGAACGCCGACGTTAACGGTAGTCTGAACATAATGCGAAAGGTAGCCGACGAGTCCATCGTAAGGCGGATAGTCGGTAGCGGCCTTGTCAACAGGCCGTGGAGAATAAGGCTCGCATGGGAGACCACACAGCAAACTTCTCCAGAACAAAATTGCACACAACAAACAGTGCAAGCCACAGCCCTTTAG
- a CDS encoding aspartate kinase — MRLVMKFGGTSVGDGPRIRNVAKLVKKYHDEGNEVIAVASAMTGITDKLYEMAQTAKDTCNISEIEESFAEVARRHEAAIADAIDDEAIRREVAGTIGQRLSELKNALAGVCYLGELTSRSLAYIYSFGERMSVPILSGSLRSMGVKSVALTGGEAGVITDSRFDSARPDPITDVKVKEKLLPLLKSGVLPVVTGFVAANEKGTITVLGRGGSDYSASIIGAAIDADEIWIYTDVNGIMTTDPRIVPEARTLPVVTYLEAMEMSYFGAKVLHPKTIEPAVKKGIPVRVLNTFQPDHPGTVVLMKDESARPNLIKAVTMIKNIALINISGAALAGSPGTAGRIFTALGKEDVNIIMISQASSEFNVSLAIEGSQAERAMAALQKEFSEDLASSITCNNNVCVIAVVGERMAGSPGVAGKLFTALGDNGINIRMISQGSSEANISFVVNKDDAQKAVKVLHDVFELNKL, encoded by the coding sequence ATGAGGCTCGTCATGAAATTCGGCGGGACGTCGGTGGGAGACGGCCCGAGGATAAGGAACGTCGCTAAGCTGGTAAAGAAGTATCACGATGAGGGGAATGAGGTGATAGCCGTCGCTTCAGCGATGACCGGCATCACCGATAAGCTTTATGAAATGGCGCAGACTGCCAAGGATACGTGCAACATCTCCGAGATCGAGGAGAGCTTCGCGGAGGTGGCCAGAAGGCATGAGGCGGCCATTGCTGACGCAATAGATGATGAGGCCATACGCAGGGAAGTTGCGGGAACGATTGGGCAGAGGCTTTCGGAGCTGAAAAACGCCCTGGCAGGAGTGTGCTATCTTGGAGAGTTGACAAGCAGGTCGCTCGCCTATATTTACTCTTTTGGGGAGCGGATGAGCGTCCCCATCCTGTCGGGCTCGCTACGCTCCATGGGCGTAAAGTCTGTGGCGTTGACCGGCGGCGAGGCTGGCGTGATCACGGATAGCAGGTTCGATAGCGCCAGGCCGGACCCGATAACCGATGTCAAAGTAAAGGAAAAGCTGTTGCCATTGCTTAAAAGCGGCGTGCTCCCCGTGGTCACGGGCTTCGTGGCGGCTAATGAGAAGGGCACCATAACCGTGCTTGGGAGGGGTGGCTCCGACTACAGCGCCTCCATAATAGGAGCGGCGATAGACGCGGACGAGATCTGGATATACACGGACGTGAACGGCATCATGACCACTGATCCCCGGATAGTGCCCGAGGCGAGGACGCTGCCCGTAGTAACGTACCTCGAGGCCATGGAGATGTCCTACTTCGGCGCAAAAGTGCTCCACCCGAAGACGATAGAGCCCGCTGTGAAGAAGGGCATACCCGTAAGGGTCCTCAACACTTTCCAGCCCGACCATCCTGGCACAGTAGTCCTAATGAAGGACGAGTCGGCCAGGCCGAACCTCATCAAGGCGGTCACGATGATCAAGAACATAGCGCTTATAAACATCAGCGGGGCGGCGCTGGCGGGCTCGCCGGGGACGGCGGGGCGCATCTTCACCGCCCTGGGCAAAGAGGATGTAAATATTATCATGATTAGCCAGGCGTCGAGCGAGTTTAACGTCTCGCTAGCAATCGAAGGGTCGCAGGCGGAGAGGGCGATGGCGGCGCTTCAGAAGGAGTTCAGCGAAGACCTGGCCAGCAGCATCACATGTAACAATAACGTGTGCGTCATCGCCGTCGTGGGCGAGAGGATGGCGGGCTCGCCGGGAGTTGCCGGCAAGCTATTCACCGCCCTTGGCGATAATGGAATTAACATAAGAATGATAAGCCAGGGCTCCTCGGAGGCGAACATCTCCTTCGTGGTTAATAAGGACGACGCCCAGAAAGCCGTGAAGGTGCTCCACGACGTGTTCGAGCTTAATAAGCTCTGA
- a CDS encoding (Fe-S)-binding protein, giving the protein MIQDYIGDIIKCTRCGRCSALCPVHEELEWESTNARGRMLLARALAEGEAPSESMKRSFYTCLTCSMCSSTCPSGAKPDLVMEAARKELIRLGCQPGYYDGILDNISRHGNSLGEPGPRNAWVPEELKLNGKADVIYWAGCLASYRQRSVALASLKVLSRFGARVLEDERCCGSPLLRLGGEPVTLEHNVEQIRKSGASTLVTGCAGCYKTLKESICDVEVLHFTQFLARHVDELKLERLPYKVTYHDPCHLGRCMGVYDEPRSIIKRICDFEEMASHGKEARCCGGGGGVRRGYGDLARAIAKKRLSEAPHDVDYIITACPMCRASLQEAGGRVLDISELVLMSLI; this is encoded by the coding sequence ATGATTCAGGACTATATCGGGGATATTATCAAGTGTACAAGGTGCGGCAGGTGTAGCGCATTATGCCCGGTCCATGAGGAGCTAGAGTGGGAGTCGACCAATGCCCGGGGCAGGATGCTGCTAGCCAGGGCGCTCGCCGAGGGGGAGGCGCCTTCTGAGTCCATGAAGAGGTCTTTTTATACTTGCCTTACATGCTCCATGTGTTCTTCGACTTGCCCTTCGGGAGCGAAGCCCGACCTGGTGATGGAGGCCGCCAGGAAAGAGCTAATAAGGCTGGGGTGTCAGCCCGGGTATTATGATGGCATCCTTGATAATATTAGCAGGCATGGCAATTCTCTGGGCGAGCCGGGGCCGCGGAACGCCTGGGTCCCTGAGGAGCTTAAGCTGAATGGTAAGGCTGATGTCATTTATTGGGCTGGCTGTTTGGCCTCTTATAGGCAGCGGAGCGTTGCTTTGGCCAGCCTTAAGGTGTTAAGCCGCTTTGGCGCCCGCGTCCTCGAGGACGAGCGCTGCTGTGGGTCGCCGCTGCTCAGGCTGGGGGGCGAGCCCGTCACGCTTGAGCATAACGTGGAGCAAATCAGAAAAAGCGGGGCGAGCACGCTGGTCACGGGCTGCGCGGGATGCTATAAGACGCTCAAGGAGAGCATCTGCGACGTTGAAGTGCTTCACTTTACCCAGTTTTTGGCGCGGCACGTCGACGAATTGAAGCTGGAAAGGCTTCCTTATAAGGTCACGTATCATGACCCGTGCCACCTTGGGCGGTGTATGGGCGTGTACGATGAGCCGCGCTCAATAATTAAACGTATCTGCGACTTCGAGGAGATGGCCTCTCATGGTAAGGAGGCACGGTGTTGCGGGGGAGGAGGGGGCGTGAGGAGAGGCTACGGGGACCTGGCCCGCGCGATAGCAAAGAAGCGCCTGTCGGAGGCCCCGCATGATGTCGACTATATCATAACGGCCTGCCCTATGTGCCGCGCCAGCCTGCAGGAGGCAGGGGGGAGGGTTCTCGACATCTCCGAGCTGGTACTCATGTCGCTGATATAG